A genomic stretch from Methylophilus medardicus includes:
- a CDS encoding OmpA family protein gives MKTHLSQLAIATFCSLSVCSAHADDMYRDAWYVLPGASILRTDSDLDAKHHGGGLFLKWGKEIAPAWDIQGGFTYNRVREDTGIAGVGGHYKQISLGADVLYLFSRQSFRPFVLIGGGVARNNVDYSQLPGLQDAMRTSWMGNVGLGAQLLFNDKFGLQVDVRRQWSKSDARAPASDLDTSGTLANTVFNIGAIFRFGEPTPAPEAEQAMPSAAPAPMAAAKQADLPPALAPVAPAVNCSPRFETISISVEKIFGFDQFEMQAGAKPLLDAVAEQLKAHPEFALVMVTGHTDRIGSARYNQRLSERRANQVKEYLVSVGVAANRLESIGKGESEPKVTCNGMRGDALVQCLQPNRRVVIEDQAQHHIERKPGCPPL, from the coding sequence ATGAAAACCCATTTAAGCCAGTTGGCGATTGCCACTTTTTGTAGTCTATCGGTTTGCAGCGCGCATGCCGACGACATGTACCGTGACGCATGGTATGTGTTGCCTGGCGCCAGCATTCTCAGAACTGATAGTGATTTAGACGCTAAGCATCATGGTGGCGGGCTATTTCTCAAATGGGGGAAAGAGATCGCCCCGGCTTGGGACATACAAGGTGGTTTCACCTATAACCGGGTGCGTGAGGATACGGGCATTGCCGGCGTTGGCGGACACTATAAGCAAATTTCGCTGGGCGCTGATGTGCTCTATTTATTCAGCCGTCAATCCTTTCGCCCCTTTGTGCTGATTGGTGGCGGAGTGGCACGTAACAATGTCGATTATAGCCAATTGCCCGGCTTGCAGGATGCCATGCGCACCTCATGGATGGGCAATGTCGGGTTGGGCGCGCAACTCCTTTTTAATGACAAATTTGGGCTACAGGTGGATGTGCGACGTCAATGGTCAAAATCCGATGCGCGGGCGCCGGCCAGTGACCTAGACACCTCTGGTACCTTAGCAAATACCGTGTTCAATATTGGTGCTATTTTTCGTTTTGGCGAGCCTACGCCGGCGCCAGAAGCCGAACAGGCCATGCCTAGCGCTGCGCCAGCCCCCATGGCAGCCGCAAAGCAAGCGGATCTGCCGCCTGCGCTCGCGCCCGTCGCACCTGCCGTCAATTGCAGCCCTCGCTTTGAAACGATCTCAATCTCAGTGGAAAAGATATTTGGTTTTGATCAGTTTGAGATGCAAGCCGGGGCCAAACCACTCCTCGACGCCGTGGCTGAGCAACTAAAAGCGCATCCCGAGTTTGCCTTGGTCATGGTCACCGGCCATACCGATCGCATTGGCAGTGCCCGCTATAATCAACGCTTATCCGAACGACGTGCCAATCAGGTCAAAGAGTATCTGGTCTCGGTTGGGGTGGCGGCGAATCGACTGGAAAGCATCGGTAAGGGCGAGTCCGAGCCGAAGGTGACCTGTAACGGCATGCGTGGCGACGCGTTGGTGCAATGCTTGCAACCCAACCGGCGCGTGGTGATTGAAGATCAGGCGCAGCATCATATCGAGCGCAAACCAGGCTGTCCGCCACTGTAG
- a CDS encoding MFS transporter, whose product MNTAQNVKQAQPSGFSNHEWWLLVAMVLVAMALRPGIVSMGPALPAIIDHFQLSHATASLMTAIPDLLMGALALPTPWLVRRFGVNRVLMTALAVLSLSILLRAYAPTSDVLMTATVGVGAGIAVAGAMFAGIVKTSFAHRAAFVMGIYATALSFGSTLSAGLTGWVLQLSSWRVATGLWVVFGVMAILAWGLVVRKSLSASSVDAASAAAPVRLPLRTPVAWMIALFFACVNFLFYAILTWTSAMYQERGMPAAEAGAVLASFTFCFMLASPIVGSFSRHTDRRSWLAACALLSTIGLAGMAMPGNAPWLWVPLTAFGLGGAFTLAMTLPLDHTHTADAANRWNAFILTVGYLIAAFGPFFVGYLRDVSGHFELAFQWLCVVSFLMLLLSFTLKPSAS is encoded by the coding sequence GTGAATACAGCGCAGAATGTTAAGCAAGCGCAACCCAGCGGTTTTTCGAATCATGAATGGTGGCTGTTAGTCGCGATGGTGTTGGTGGCGATGGCGTTGCGACCGGGCATTGTGTCCATGGGACCCGCCCTACCCGCCATCATAGACCACTTTCAATTAAGTCATGCCACGGCCTCCCTGATGACGGCGATCCCAGACCTGTTGATGGGCGCATTGGCGCTGCCAACACCATGGCTAGTGCGGCGTTTTGGAGTGAATCGGGTACTCATGACAGCGTTGGCAGTATTAAGTCTGTCGATCTTGCTGCGGGCTTACGCCCCGACGAGTGACGTGTTGATGACTGCCACGGTAGGGGTGGGCGCTGGCATCGCTGTGGCTGGGGCGATGTTTGCCGGCATTGTTAAAACCAGTTTTGCCCATCGGGCGGCATTTGTGATGGGTATCTACGCCACTGCGTTGTCTTTTGGCAGCACTTTATCTGCGGGACTGACCGGCTGGGTATTACAGTTATCAAGCTGGCGTGTCGCCACTGGCTTATGGGTGGTATTCGGCGTGATGGCGATCTTGGCTTGGGGGCTCGTGGTGCGCAAGTCACTCTCGGCTTCGTCGGTTGACGCTGCGTCTGCTGCTGCGCCGGTGCGCCTGCCATTGCGCACGCCGGTGGCTTGGATGATTGCGTTATTTTTTGCCTGTGTGAATTTCTTGTTCTATGCCATTCTGACTTGGACGTCGGCCATGTACCAAGAGCGCGGCATGCCCGCCGCGGAGGCTGGCGCCGTGTTGGCAAGTTTCACCTTTTGTTTCATGCTTGCCAGCCCAATTGTCGGCTCTTTTAGCCGACATACCGATCGACGAAGCTGGCTGGCCGCTTGTGCCTTATTGTCCACCATCGGTTTGGCTGGCATGGCCATGCCGGGCAACGCGCCATGGCTTTGGGTGCCACTGACCGCCTTTGGCTTAGGGGGTGCATTTACGCTCGCGATGACCTTGCCGCTGGATCATACCCATACCGCCGATGCCGCCAATCGCTGGAATGCCTTTATATTAACAGTGGGTTATTTGATCGCTGCATTTGGCCCCTTCTTCGTCGGCTATCTGAGAGATGTGAGTGGTCACTTTGAACTGGCTTTTCAGTGGTTATGTGTGGTCTCATTTTTGATGCTATTACTGTCTTTCACACTCAAACCTAGCGCCTCCTGA
- a CDS encoding EAL domain-containing protein, whose translation MGRGFIFTLCKWLLACCCLANASVASASEHIKLQLKWHHQFQFAGYYAAQQQGFYRDEGLDVEIIEGSKDLPPLQQVLSGRSDYSIGDSEILLSRLSGKPVVALAAVFQHSPYVLLSLNERGIYQPEDLIGKRIMMSADQGALQFKAMLMKQHLDIRQMTILPHSWRLQDLIEGKVDAISAYAMDEPIQLQQMGYSPAIISNQVHGVDFYGDILFTTERELATHPERAEAFLRATKKGWAYAFNHKESMADAIASMPGVANRGLTKQTLMQEANLMVPYVLSEVVAWGHMNDERWQAIATTFAELGLIPKTHDLNGFIYHGDVLIKRPYMLWFSRGFAALLLVFAVTLLWNIQIRRQVRYRTQALQSEIDRRTQAESLLKVAGSVAKMGGWVMDLETNLIHWSDEVAALHDMPPGYSPTVEEGLSMFVPEYREQMCVAIRQCVDEGIPYDLELEKITTKGRRFWVRAMGQPVRDSQGKIIKLQGALQDITAHKRLSALKQGQERIQIMMLADVALPDILQTAVTLIEQQFQDACCAILLLDKEGARLRHTASDRLPVAYAQSIDGIALGECGISSLTQGRVIAEDISAHPMWADCYALAVSHGLRACWTMPILSRSRRVLGVLAMYRQQRHTPRSTELDFVDSYAHILGLAIEREQADEQLHLLQSGVSRLNDVVMITESPAHAPMQQKIVFLNDAFTRITGHTLDLLSGISPFELFQEATPGRELERIKKAVQQSLPIKAEVVTVNQQGVGISLEMDALPLLDKGGLVTHWVAVLRDITERKQADAQIRQLAYYDTMTGLPNRMLLQEKLAAHVRKAMRKQAGGALLFIDIDNFKTLNDTHGHDVGDALLVEVAKRIRQSVRRLDTVSRLGGDEFVVVLDNLHQDPVQAEKQARRVCEKIMAAFKKPFNLNHYQHYTTPSIGVALFDPADLSQTDELLRRADMAMYKAKEAGRNGYQFFDTQMETELRQRVALETDLHTAIAQQDFVLHFQPQYNHQHEIVGAEALVRWQHAERGLIMPAHFIGLAENTGQIVELGHWVLQEACAMLQRWSSHPQLRHIMLSVNVSPKQYLQPAFVPQVQQMLSETGIDPGKLKLELTESMLVANVEDIIAKMAALKNIGVCFSLDDFGTGYSSLSYLKRLPFDQLKIDQSFVRDMLNGHDHESIVNAIISLAQSLQLEILAEGVETEAQLKVLKDLGCEIFQGYYFTRPLPLDTFETWVSQPFTSSHDQDVLQLG comes from the coding sequence ATGGGTCGCGGATTCATTTTTACATTATGCAAATGGCTATTGGCATGCTGCTGCCTAGCCAACGCATCTGTTGCGAGCGCTTCTGAGCATATCAAACTGCAACTCAAGTGGCATCACCAGTTTCAATTTGCGGGTTATTACGCTGCACAGCAGCAAGGTTTTTACCGTGATGAGGGTCTCGACGTTGAGATCATTGAAGGCAGTAAAGATCTGCCGCCGCTACAACAAGTGCTCTCAGGGCGGTCTGATTACTCGATTGGCGACTCAGAGATTCTGCTCTCGCGGCTGTCAGGCAAGCCTGTGGTTGCCTTGGCCGCTGTCTTTCAGCACTCCCCGTATGTGTTACTCAGTTTGAACGAACGTGGCATCTATCAACCCGAAGATTTGATCGGTAAACGGATCATGATGTCGGCCGATCAGGGTGCGCTGCAATTTAAAGCCATGCTGATGAAACAGCATCTCGATATCCGGCAAATGACCATCCTGCCGCATAGTTGGCGCCTGCAGGATTTGATCGAGGGCAAGGTCGATGCCATCTCAGCCTACGCCATGGATGAACCGATCCAATTGCAACAAATGGGGTACTCGCCCGCGATTATTAGCAACCAAGTCCATGGCGTCGATTTTTATGGCGATATTTTATTCACCACAGAGCGTGAATTGGCCACGCACCCCGAGCGCGCAGAAGCTTTTTTGCGCGCCACCAAAAAAGGCTGGGCCTACGCCTTTAATCACAAAGAATCCATGGCGGACGCGATTGCCAGCATGCCAGGTGTCGCCAACAGAGGCCTCACCAAGCAAACCCTAATGCAAGAAGCGAATTTGATGGTGCCTTATGTATTGTCAGAAGTCGTGGCCTGGGGGCATATGAACGACGAGCGCTGGCAGGCCATCGCGACCACCTTCGCTGAGCTTGGTTTGATCCCGAAAACACATGACCTGAACGGCTTTATCTATCATGGCGATGTGTTGATCAAGCGCCCGTATATGTTGTGGTTTAGCCGAGGGTTTGCAGCACTGTTGTTGGTATTCGCCGTGACCTTGTTATGGAACATACAGATTAGACGTCAGGTGAGATACCGGACACAGGCGTTACAGAGTGAAATTGACCGCCGCACGCAAGCGGAAAGTCTGCTCAAAGTGGCTGGTAGCGTGGCGAAAATGGGTGGTTGGGTGATGGACCTCGAAACCAATTTGATTCATTGGTCCGACGAAGTCGCCGCCCTGCATGACATGCCACCCGGTTACTCGCCGACCGTAGAAGAGGGCTTGAGCATGTTTGTGCCCGAATACCGGGAACAAATGTGTGTTGCGATCAGGCAATGCGTGGATGAAGGCATCCCCTATGATCTTGAATTAGAAAAGATCACCACCAAAGGCCGGCGCTTCTGGGTGCGTGCCATGGGACAGCCAGTGCGTGACAGCCAAGGAAAAATTATTAAATTGCAAGGTGCATTGCAGGATATTACCGCGCACAAACGGCTGTCGGCACTTAAGCAGGGGCAAGAGCGCATTCAAATCATGATGTTGGCAGATGTGGCTTTGCCAGACATTTTGCAAACGGCAGTGACACTCATCGAGCAGCAATTTCAGGATGCCTGTTGTGCAATATTGTTGCTCGATAAAGAGGGCGCCCGCTTGCGACATACCGCATCGGACAGATTGCCCGTGGCATACGCACAGTCTATCGATGGCATTGCGTTGGGGGAATGCGGCATTTCGTCGCTGACGCAAGGGCGGGTCATCGCTGAAGATATCAGTGCGCATCCGATGTGGGCAGATTGTTATGCGCTGGCAGTGTCACATGGCCTACGGGCTTGCTGGACCATGCCTATCTTATCGCGCAGCCGGCGCGTCCTCGGCGTGTTGGCAATGTATCGCCAGCAACGACATACGCCGCGCTCCACAGAGCTGGATTTTGTCGACAGTTATGCCCACATTTTAGGGCTGGCCATTGAGCGCGAACAAGCGGATGAGCAACTGCATTTATTACAAAGTGGCGTGTCTAGATTGAATGATGTGGTGATGATTACAGAGTCACCCGCGCATGCCCCCATGCAGCAAAAAATTGTGTTTTTAAATGATGCGTTTACTCGGATCACCGGCCATACGCTCGATTTGTTGAGTGGTATTTCACCGTTTGAATTGTTTCAAGAGGCCACGCCAGGACGCGAGCTAGAGCGCATCAAGAAGGCGGTGCAACAAAGCTTGCCGATCAAGGCCGAAGTGGTGACGGTGAACCAGCAGGGTGTGGGTATTTCGCTCGAAATGGATGCTTTGCCATTGTTGGACAAAGGTGGCCTGGTCACGCATTGGGTGGCGGTGCTGCGGGATATTACCGAGCGCAAACAAGCCGATGCACAAATTCGCCAACTGGCTTATTACGATACGATGACTGGCTTACCGAATCGCATGCTGTTGCAAGAAAAGTTAGCCGCGCATGTGCGCAAGGCCATGCGCAAACAAGCCGGTGGTGCGCTGTTATTTATTGACATCGACAACTTTAAAACACTCAATGATACGCATGGGCATGATGTGGGCGATGCCTTATTGGTGGAGGTGGCTAAACGTATCAGACAGTCCGTACGGCGTTTGGATACGGTCAGTCGTTTGGGCGGTGATGAGTTTGTGGTGGTGTTGGACAATTTGCATCAAGACCCGGTGCAAGCCGAGAAACAGGCCAGACGCGTATGCGAAAAAATCATGGCTGCGTTCAAAAAGCCGTTTAACCTCAACCATTATCAGCATTACACGACGCCAAGTATCGGCGTTGCGCTGTTCGATCCCGCAGATCTGAGTCAAACCGATGAGCTGTTACGACGCGCGGATATGGCCATGTATAAAGCCAAAGAGGCGGGCAGAAACGGCTATCAGTTTTTTGATACGCAAATGGAGACCGAGTTACGCCAGCGCGTCGCGCTCGAAACCGATTTGCATACTGCGATTGCGCAACAAGATTTTGTGCTGCATTTTCAGCCCCAATACAATCATCAACATGAGATTGTGGGTGCGGAAGCCCTCGTGCGCTGGCAACATGCTGAGCGCGGTCTCATCATGCCCGCCCACTTTATTGGCTTGGCCGAAAATACGGGCCAGATCGTCGAGCTTGGGCATTGGGTATTGCAAGAAGCTTGTGCGATGTTGCAGCGCTGGTCCAGTCATCCACAATTGCGGCACATTATGTTGTCGGTGAATGTCAGCCCCAAACAATATTTGCAGCCTGCGTTTGTGCCGCAAGTGCAGCAAATGTTGTCTGAGACGGGCATCGACCCGGGCAAACTCAAACTGGAGCTCACAGAAAGTATGCTGGTGGCCAATGTCGAAGATATCATCGCCAAAATGGCAGCCTTGAAAAATATCGGCGTGTGTTTCTCTCTGGACGATTTTGGCACGGGCTATTCCTCACTGTCTTATTTGAAGCGATTGCCATTCGACCAGCTAAAAATTGACCAATCTTTTGTTCGCGATATGCTCAATGGGCATGACCACGAGAGTATCGTCAATGCCATTATTTCGCTGGCGCAAAGTCTGCAACTAGAGATTTTGGCCGAAGGGGTGGAAACTGAAGCACAGCTGAAGGTGTTGAAAGACTTAGGGTGTGAGATTTTTCAGGGCTATTATTTCACCCGTCCATTACCTTTGGACACCTTTGAGACGTGGGTCAGTCAACCCTTTACATCTTCCCATGATCAGGATGTGTTACAGCTAGGCTGA
- a CDS encoding YiiD C-terminal domain-containing protein has translation MTGKQAAFQQMLFEQIPQTKHLGMHIRHMTEDCLTMQGQFDLNKNHLNIVFGGSIAAISITTAWSFLQHRIALAGLHGALVIKQQTVKFLLPIRSDFECIASLHTNEDWAPFLTSYIQRGRARIQVNAQLRCEGKTCATFEGTFVLYQPSESAG, from the coding sequence ATGACAGGTAAGCAAGCGGCTTTTCAACAAATGCTTTTTGAACAGATTCCGCAAACCAAACACTTGGGAATGCATATCCGCCACATGACAGAAGACTGTCTGACCATGCAAGGCCAGTTTGACTTAAACAAAAACCATTTAAACATTGTGTTTGGCGGCAGTATTGCCGCCATCTCAATCACCACCGCCTGGTCGTTTTTACAACATAGAATCGCGCTGGCTGGCCTGCACGGTGCGCTAGTGATTAAGCAACAAACGGTGAAGTTCTTGTTGCCGATCCGCAGTGATTTTGAATGCATTGCCAGCTTGCATACCAACGAGGACTGGGCCCCATTTCTGACCAGTTATATACAACGCGGACGGGCACGCATTCAGGTCAATGCACAGCTACGGTGTGAAGGGAAAACCTGCGCTACGTTTGAGGGTACATTCGTGTTATACCAACCGAGCGAGTCCGCGGGTTAG